In Malaclemys terrapin pileata isolate rMalTer1 chromosome 11, rMalTer1.hap1, whole genome shotgun sequence, a single genomic region encodes these proteins:
- the CFAP65 gene encoding cilia- and flagella-associated protein 65 isoform X1 yields MLAQMPGGLPSADSSQRLGCSSIRQEEPMSPLRPPERSVRKAKEKKGTFWGTEVTEALHWHGWELGKEFTKHLSLKNVHVKTQKLSYRPPATRFFITVFPQPIVLSPGMSLTLPIIFRPLEKKEYEDSICFEKPEGEFSVALRATLPRHKLLFPEAIQLPLCAVHDFSEASFPLCNVGDLITLFNWETPSPFHLTPVSGMLEPGSECVMKVTVQPQMALVYDALAVCWFGDNEEQKRTIKLRAIAKYPHLLVSVLGELGEDVEPGDFQDVLCFGSVAVGATVERHVEICNPSMVSVPFRIERAKEPLLRDYVFSCDVSQAIVPANGKLLISVRFSPQTVGVQSVDYFTLEPVGNLTQTVLKVIGSCKGPLVSLQHSLVNFGWLSLGESVTQPLEISNVSDVPAYYQFDIDGGESVFSFDRPCGVLSGMATIILRVTFRPTHPIVCYRRVVCLVHHQNPLFLDLFGTCHSDTTKPAILRPRHLLWYRTNMARGLTFYPPDILSSMLREGKLQMDENRALKLPPQVPEDKPPEEYPYIDPMTEYFHDGITSDLTIFPPHVSVSVREFDFGCCVRLQEVEPLPLCLTNHTKGKITVAWICRPESPFRVTPETCDIPPLKSTAFRLVFQPSQRNTLYAAELEGFAFYKVLRHYSNIEEDSTMCPSWCLTIRLRGHTFEADRQHFIPHYVLDSPKVFPAVGPNTNTYRSVLLWNVGTSPITFCMNQDTCPSVLVKPCSGYVAPGAHQIFLLSTQPADMATHQHILSLQLNSYPKYTQEISLRSSGESLLLLLEGDGNLYFKPTCVGTSTTRTYTIKNCTRLPMQFKWKIQESDRKVLSVKPATGVIQPNEALAQAWTFTPGEETKYLLRSWVSVWRAQGSSGPESPESTRYTLRVIGEGALGTIRAQEEQRDLGNILVGSLQSCDLVLLNNGTCSLNYILHVEQIITGPCDPEEVLSDPLALQLDHYKGMIPARSKAIVQATVSPARQLHYTWSISYTISTPKALDPANAVGEQQALCCVVATGVYPSVCVTDVCAAGSARGISKLHLWRLFALETLNQYLERDPTSAELTYRVPTRHSVCPVPPVHTPVLLDFNFGAAPIEAEPSVVILMLENNGVVPVEWAFLFPSDQKIDVEHWAENTEFNPSELHQMRVQDNQLFSVSPKSGRLFPGQEQTVLLSHRHDFIGTDRLPVLLKVSHGREILLNFIGVTVEREQRYVHFTSTKHVFTPIAIGSSSPPKQIYELYNGGSMAVAYEIQLDSVMKIQEENFQHPVFVCLNPRGETLPGMTSHIEWVFSPLEARTYSVDVPIHILEGDSALITFQGIGYDPHIMGETAQFNQVLSPSVTPGSSKLTVPGQTAFLSQHRICLGNIPVYSKSSRLVFLNNASESEAVIFAWHVGTSNASEMLQIVPEMGVVQPGESTHCIITLQASGNACFYNVDLVCEVVMQQPLAKYEKALQEWEAEKQRQTVEFTITEQDLGAETNLKQHARSSADSSAEEKLTKSPAVTRQCKTLPPIKNLLAPNPPVSRSQRRHLMDKEASRLWAKPEPPKSHLLHLGVTARSHSMDDFLSNFCSELPKFFLCRHLQQTAGDKAVDKRKDEGGVRTDPVLLVLAGSSEQEMQVVTDLLTAVIRGLLEDTQFHQAVSRSLAEPMPYFHQFWTAESAKHQGRKRSPGGSSRASPSPAPCAKDKPGEEEERQEECEMSLVTSPRAAGEEPPDSLRDILHQEQLREEKETITRLPAFGNLLELVLENTLQNIMVEASRGEVVLTARPRVIALPPSSAQRGISPATPGHPASLLRTAGPGPSLLTEGKETKGYPQIVLST; encoded by the exons AAGGAGTATGAAGACAGCATCTGCTTTGAAAAGCCTGAGGGTGAGTTCTCTGTTGCCCTGCGGGCTACGCTTCCACGCCACAAGCTGCTCTTCCCAGAAGCCATCCAGCTGCCTCTCTGCGCCGTCCACGATTTTTCAGAGGCCTCGTTTCCCCTGTGCAACGTCGG CGATCTAATTACGTTATTTAACTGGGAGACACCAAGCCCTTTCCACCTGACTCCTGTGAGTGGCATGCTGGAGCCAGGCTCTGAGTGCGTGATGAAGGTGACCGTCCAGCCCCAGATGGCACTGGTGTACGATGCGCTAGCAGTGTGTTGGTTTGGAGACAATGAGGAACAGAAGAGGACCATCAAGCTAAGAGCCATCG CCAAATATCCTCACCTTCTGGTGAGTGTGCTGGGGGAACTGGGGGAAGATGTCGAGCCTGGGGACTTCCAGGATGTGCTGTGCTTTGGTTCTGTGGCTGTTGGTGCCACTGTGGAGAGACACGTGGAGATCTGCAACCCATCCATG GTCAGCGTCCCGTTTAGGATTGAGAGAGCAAAGGAACCCCTGCTCCGGGATTATGTCTTCTCTTGTGATGTGTCACAGGCCATTGTTCCAGCCAACGGGAAGCTGCTGATCTCTGTGCGCTTTAGCCCCCAGACAGTAGGGGTGCAGAGTGTGGACTATTTCACCCTCGAGCCAGTAGGGAACCTCACCCAAACGGTCCTGAAGGTGATTGGATCATGCAAAG GTCCCTTGGTGTCCCTGCAACATTCCTTGGTGAACTTTGGCTGGCTTAGCCTTGGAGAGAGTGTGACGCAGCCTTTGGAAATCAGCAACGTTTCGGATGTCCCTGCCTATTACCAGTTTGACATTGATGGCGGAGAGAGCGTCTTCTCCTTTGATCGCCCGTGTGGAGTCCTGAGCGGGATGGCCACTATCATCCTGAGGGTGACCTTTCGGCCTACTCACCCTATCGTCTGTTACCGCAGAGTGGTTTGCCTCGTCCATCACCAG AATCCATTGTTCCTGGATTTGTTTGGTACCTGCCATTCTGATACAACTAAACCAGCCATCCTGCGGCCAAGACACCTCTTGTGGTACAGGACCAACATGGCACGAGGACTGACCTTCTACCCACCGGACATCCTGAGCTCGATGCTGAGGGAGGGGAAGCTGCAGATGGATGAAAACAGAGCCCTCAAGCTGCCTCCACAG GTCCCTGAAGATAAGCCCCCGGAGGAGTACCCATACATCGACCCCATGACCGAATACTTCCACGATGGCATAACCAGCGACCTCACCATCTTTCCCCCTCATGTCAGTGTCAGCGTTCGGGAGTTTGATTTTGGTTGCTgtgtgcggctccaggaggtggaacCACTTCCTCTCTGCCTGACCAACCACACGAAAGGAAAGATCACTGTTGCATGGATATGCAGGCCAGAGAGTCCCTTCCGGGTTACCCCTGAAACCTGCGACATCCCACCTCTGAAATCCACAGCCTTTCGCCTCGTTTTCCAGCCCTCTCAGCGGAACACTCTGTATGCAGCAGAGCTGGAAGGCTTTGCCTTCTACAAG GTGCTGAGACACTACAGTAACATCGAGGAGGACAGCACCATGTGTCCATCCTGGTGCCTGACCATCCGGCTGAGGGGCCACACCTTTGAAGCAGATCGGCAGCATTTCATCCCGCATTATGTCCTGGACTCCCCCAAG GTGTTCCCTGCGGTCGGTCCAAACACCAACACCTACCGCAGCGTGCTGCTCTGGAACGTTGGCACCTCCCCGATCACCTTCTGCATGAACCAGGACACCTGTCCCTCTGTCTTGGTCAAACCCTGCTCAGGGTACGTAGCCCCAGGAGCCCACCAGATCTTCCTTCTCTCAACGCAGCCAGCGGACATGGCCACACACCAGCACATCCTGTCCTTGCAGCTGAACTCCTATCCCAAGTACACCCAG GAGATCTCGCTCCGGAGCAGTGGCGAGTCCCTTCTGTTGCTCTTAGAAGGAGATGGGAATCTGTACTTCAAGCCTACCTGTGTGGGGACCTCAACCACACGCACTTACACCATAAAGAACTGCACCAGGTTACCCATGCAGTTCAAGTGGAAGATCCAGGAGTCTGACAGGAAGGTTCTCTCCGTCAAGCCCGCCACAGGGGTCATCCAGCCCAACGAAGCCTTG GCTCAGGCATGGACCTTTACTCCTGGGGAGGAGACCAAGTATCTCCTGCGAAGCTGGGTGTCAGTGTGGAGAGCCCAAGGGAGTTCAGGCCCTGAGTCTCCTGAGAGCACCCGCTACACCCTGCGGGTTATTGGCGAGGGGGCACTGGGCACCATTAGG GCTCAGGAGGAGCAGCGGGACCTAGGGAACATTCTGGTTGGCAGCCTGCAGTCCTGTGACCTTGTACTGTTGAATAATGGGACCTGTTCTCTGAACTACATCCTCCACGTGGAGCAGATAATCACAGGACCGTGTGACCCCGAGGAAGTCCTCAGCGATCCGCTAG CTTTACAGCTGGATCATTACAAGGGGATGATTCCCGCAAGGTCAAAGGCCATTGTCCAAGCAACCGTCAGCCCAGCCCGTCAACTGCATTACACCTGGTCAATCAGTTACACCATTTCCACGCCCAAAG CTCTGGATCCTGCAAACGCCGTAGGGGAGCAGCAGGCCCTCTGCTGTGTAGTAGCGACGGGCGTCTACCCCTCTGTCTGCGTCACGGATGTTTGTGCGGCAGGAAGTGCCCGTGGCATCAGCAAGCTGCACCTCTGGAGGCTCTTCGCACTGGAAACTCTGAACCAGTACCTGGAGCGAGACCCCACCTCCGCAGAGCTCACCTACAGGGTTCCCACACGACACAG CGTCTGCCCAGTCCCCCCCGTGCACACCCCCGTCCTGCTGGATTTCAACTTTGGGGCTGCTCCGATAGAAGCTGAGCCGTCTGTGGTGATCCTCATGCTGGAGAACAATGGGGTGGTGCCAGTGGAATG GGCCTTTCTGTTCCCCTCTGACCAGAAGATTGATgtggagcactgggcagaaaaCACAGAGTTCAACCCCAGTGAGCTGCACCAGATGAGAGTTCAGGACAACCAGCTCTTCAGTGTTTCCCCAAAGTCAGGAAGACTCTTCCCAGGACAGGAGCAAACAGTGCTGCTCTCGCACAG ACATGATTTCATCGGCACTGATCGGCTCCCGGTCCTGCTGAAGGTCTCCCATGGCCGTGAGATTCTG CTGAATTTCATTGGCGTGACAGTGGAACGGGAGCAGCGGTACGTTCACTTTACCTCCACTAAGCATGTGTTCACCCCCATCGCCATCGGCAGCTCCAGCCCGCCCAAACAG ATCTATGAGCTGTACAACGGGGGCTCCATGGCTGTGGCTTATGAAATTCAGCTGGACTCTGTGATGAAAATCCAGGAGGAGAATTTCCAGCACCCTGTATTTGTCTGTCTGAATCCCAGGGGGGAGACCCTTCCCGGCATGACAAGCCACATCGAGTGGGTCTTCTCGCCACTGGAAGCCAGAACATACTCT gtGGATGTTCCCATCCACATCTTGGAGGGAGATTCGGCTCTGATCACCTTCCAGGGAATAGGCTACGATCCACATATTATGGGAGAGACTGCCCAGTTCAACCAAGTCTTGTCTCCTTCAGTGACTCCAGGTTCTTCCAAACTAACAGTGCCCGGGCAG acagCCTTCTTATCCCAGCACAGGATTTGCCTTGGAAACATCCCAGTCTACAGCAAGTCCAGCCGGCTCGTCTTTCTCAACAATGCCTCCGAGAGCGAGGCAGTCATCTTTGCCTGGCACGTTGGCACTTCTAACGCCAGCGAG ATGCTACAGATCGTACCGGAGATGGGGGTCGTGCAGCCCGGGGAGAGCACCCACTGCATCATCACGCTGCAAGCGTCTGGGAACGCATGCTTCTACAACGTGGATCTGGTGTGTGAG GTTGTCATGCAGCAGCCACTGGCTAAGTACGAGAAGGCGCTCCAGGAGTGGGAGGCTGAGAAGCAACGGCAAACTGTGGAATTCACCATCACCGAGCAGGACCTGGGGGCCGAGACCAATCTGAAGCAGCATGCCAGA AGCTCAGCAGACTCCTCGGCAGAAGAAAAACTCACTAAGTCGCCTGCTGTGACCAGACAGTGCAAG ACTCTGCCCCCCATTAAAAACCTCCTTGCACCCAATCCACCCGTCAGCCGCAGTCAGAGGAGGCACCTGATGGACAAAGAAGCCAGTAGACTGTGGGCCAAACCAGAGCCTCCCAAGTCCCATCTGCTACACCTCGGCGTGACAGCCAGGTCCCATTCCATGGACGACTTCCTGAGCAACTTCTGCTCTGAGCTCCCCAAATTCTTCCTTTGCCG GCATCTCCAGCAGACAGCGGGAGACAAGGCTGTGGACAAGAGGAAGGACGAGGGAGGCGTCAGGACGGACCCTGTTCTTCTGGTGCTGGCTGGCTCTTCCGAACAGGAGATGCAGGTGGTGACTGACCTGCTGACTGCTGTGATCAG AGGCCTGTTGGAGGACACCCAGTTTCACCAAGCAGTGAGCAGGAGCCTGGCCGAGCCCATGCCTTATTTCCACCAGTTCTGGACTGCAGAATCAGCAAAGCATCAGGGCAGGAAGCGAAGCCCGGGTGGCTCCTCCAGAGcgtctccttccccagccccttgtGCGAAGGACAAgccgggagaggaggaggagaggcaggaagaATGTGAGATGAGCCTGGTCACCTCTCCCAGGGCGGCTGGGGAGGAGCCTCCGGATAGCTTGCGTGACATCCTTCACCAGGAACAGCTCCGGGAGGAGAAGGAGACAATCACCAG GCTGCCTGCGTTCGGGAACCTGCTGGAGCTGGTGCTGGAGAACACGCTGCAGAACATAATGGTGGAGGCCAGTCGCGGCGAGGTGGTTCTGACGGCCCGTCCCAGGGTGattgccctgcccccctcctccgccCAAAG
- the CFAP65 gene encoding cilia- and flagella-associated protein 65 isoform X2: MPGGLPSADSSQRLGCSSIRQEEPMSPLRPPERSVRKAKEKKGTFWGTEVTEALHWHGWELGKEFTKHLSLKNVHVKTQKLSYRPPATRFFITVFPQPIVLSPGMSLTLPIIFRPLEKKEYEDSICFEKPEGEFSVALRATLPRHKLLFPEAIQLPLCAVHDFSEASFPLCNVGDLITLFNWETPSPFHLTPVSGMLEPGSECVMKVTVQPQMALVYDALAVCWFGDNEEQKRTIKLRAIAKYPHLLAIVPANGKLLISVRFSPQTVGVQSVDYFTLEPVGNLTQTVLKVIGSCKGPLVSLQHSLVNFGWLSLGESVTQPLEISNVSDVPAYYQFDIDGGESVFSFDRPCGVLSGMATIILRVTFRPTHPIVCYRRVVCLVHHQNPLFLDLFGTCHSDTTKPAILRPRHLLWYRTNMARGLTFYPPDILSSMLREGKLQMDENRALKLPPQVPEDKPPEEYPYIDPMTEYFHDGITSDLTIFPPHVSVSVREFDFGCCVRLQEVEPLPLCLTNHTKGKITVAWICRPESPFRVTPETCDIPPLKSTAFRLVFQPSQRNTLYAAELEGFAFYKVLRHYSNIEEDSTMCPSWCLTIRLRGHTFEADRQHFIPHYVLDSPKVFPAVGPNTNTYRSVLLWNVGTSPITFCMNQDTCPSVLVKPCSGYVAPGAHQIFLLSTQPADMATHQHILSLQLNSYPKYTQEISLRSSGESLLLLLEGDGNLYFKPTCVGTSTTRTYTIKNCTRLPMQFKWKIQESDRKVLSVKPATGVIQPNEALAQAWTFTPGEETKYLLRSWVSVWRAQGSSGPESPESTRYTLRVIGEGALGTIRAQEEQRDLGNILVGSLQSCDLVLLNNGTCSLNYILHVEQIITGPCDPEEVLSDPLALQLDHYKGMIPARSKAIVQATVSPARQLHYTWSISYTISTPKALDPANAVGEQQALCCVVATGVYPSVCVTDVCAAGSARGISKLHLWRLFALETLNQYLERDPTSAELTYRVPTRHSVCPVPPVHTPVLLDFNFGAAPIEAEPSVVILMLENNGVVPVEWAFLFPSDQKIDVEHWAENTEFNPSELHQMRVQDNQLFSVSPKSGRLFPGQEQTVLLSHRHDFIGTDRLPVLLKVSHGREILLNFIGVTVEREQRYVHFTSTKHVFTPIAIGSSSPPKQIYELYNGGSMAVAYEIQLDSVMKIQEENFQHPVFVCLNPRGETLPGMTSHIEWVFSPLEARTYSVDVPIHILEGDSALITFQGIGYDPHIMGETAQFNQVLSPSVTPGSSKLTVPGQTAFLSQHRICLGNIPVYSKSSRLVFLNNASESEAVIFAWHVGTSNASEMLQIVPEMGVVQPGESTHCIITLQASGNACFYNVDLVCEVVMQQPLAKYEKALQEWEAEKQRQTVEFTITEQDLGAETNLKQHARSSADSSAEEKLTKSPAVTRQCKTLPPIKNLLAPNPPVSRSQRRHLMDKEASRLWAKPEPPKSHLLHLGVTARSHSMDDFLSNFCSELPKFFLCRHLQQTAGDKAVDKRKDEGGVRTDPVLLVLAGSSEQEMQVVTDLLTAVIRGLLEDTQFHQAVSRSLAEPMPYFHQFWTAESAKHQGRKRSPGGSSRASPSPAPCAKDKPGEEEERQEECEMSLVTSPRAAGEEPPDSLRDILHQEQLREEKETITRLPAFGNLLELVLENTLQNIMVEASRGEVVLTARPRVIALPPSSAQRGISPATPGHPASLLRTAGPGPSLLTEGKETKGYPQIVLST, translated from the exons AAGGAGTATGAAGACAGCATCTGCTTTGAAAAGCCTGAGGGTGAGTTCTCTGTTGCCCTGCGGGCTACGCTTCCACGCCACAAGCTGCTCTTCCCAGAAGCCATCCAGCTGCCTCTCTGCGCCGTCCACGATTTTTCAGAGGCCTCGTTTCCCCTGTGCAACGTCGG CGATCTAATTACGTTATTTAACTGGGAGACACCAAGCCCTTTCCACCTGACTCCTGTGAGTGGCATGCTGGAGCCAGGCTCTGAGTGCGTGATGAAGGTGACCGTCCAGCCCCAGATGGCACTGGTGTACGATGCGCTAGCAGTGTGTTGGTTTGGAGACAATGAGGAACAGAAGAGGACCATCAAGCTAAGAGCCATCG CCAAATATCCTCACCTTCTG GCCATTGTTCCAGCCAACGGGAAGCTGCTGATCTCTGTGCGCTTTAGCCCCCAGACAGTAGGGGTGCAGAGTGTGGACTATTTCACCCTCGAGCCAGTAGGGAACCTCACCCAAACGGTCCTGAAGGTGATTGGATCATGCAAAG GTCCCTTGGTGTCCCTGCAACATTCCTTGGTGAACTTTGGCTGGCTTAGCCTTGGAGAGAGTGTGACGCAGCCTTTGGAAATCAGCAACGTTTCGGATGTCCCTGCCTATTACCAGTTTGACATTGATGGCGGAGAGAGCGTCTTCTCCTTTGATCGCCCGTGTGGAGTCCTGAGCGGGATGGCCACTATCATCCTGAGGGTGACCTTTCGGCCTACTCACCCTATCGTCTGTTACCGCAGAGTGGTTTGCCTCGTCCATCACCAG AATCCATTGTTCCTGGATTTGTTTGGTACCTGCCATTCTGATACAACTAAACCAGCCATCCTGCGGCCAAGACACCTCTTGTGGTACAGGACCAACATGGCACGAGGACTGACCTTCTACCCACCGGACATCCTGAGCTCGATGCTGAGGGAGGGGAAGCTGCAGATGGATGAAAACAGAGCCCTCAAGCTGCCTCCACAG GTCCCTGAAGATAAGCCCCCGGAGGAGTACCCATACATCGACCCCATGACCGAATACTTCCACGATGGCATAACCAGCGACCTCACCATCTTTCCCCCTCATGTCAGTGTCAGCGTTCGGGAGTTTGATTTTGGTTGCTgtgtgcggctccaggaggtggaacCACTTCCTCTCTGCCTGACCAACCACACGAAAGGAAAGATCACTGTTGCATGGATATGCAGGCCAGAGAGTCCCTTCCGGGTTACCCCTGAAACCTGCGACATCCCACCTCTGAAATCCACAGCCTTTCGCCTCGTTTTCCAGCCCTCTCAGCGGAACACTCTGTATGCAGCAGAGCTGGAAGGCTTTGCCTTCTACAAG GTGCTGAGACACTACAGTAACATCGAGGAGGACAGCACCATGTGTCCATCCTGGTGCCTGACCATCCGGCTGAGGGGCCACACCTTTGAAGCAGATCGGCAGCATTTCATCCCGCATTATGTCCTGGACTCCCCCAAG GTGTTCCCTGCGGTCGGTCCAAACACCAACACCTACCGCAGCGTGCTGCTCTGGAACGTTGGCACCTCCCCGATCACCTTCTGCATGAACCAGGACACCTGTCCCTCTGTCTTGGTCAAACCCTGCTCAGGGTACGTAGCCCCAGGAGCCCACCAGATCTTCCTTCTCTCAACGCAGCCAGCGGACATGGCCACACACCAGCACATCCTGTCCTTGCAGCTGAACTCCTATCCCAAGTACACCCAG GAGATCTCGCTCCGGAGCAGTGGCGAGTCCCTTCTGTTGCTCTTAGAAGGAGATGGGAATCTGTACTTCAAGCCTACCTGTGTGGGGACCTCAACCACACGCACTTACACCATAAAGAACTGCACCAGGTTACCCATGCAGTTCAAGTGGAAGATCCAGGAGTCTGACAGGAAGGTTCTCTCCGTCAAGCCCGCCACAGGGGTCATCCAGCCCAACGAAGCCTTG GCTCAGGCATGGACCTTTACTCCTGGGGAGGAGACCAAGTATCTCCTGCGAAGCTGGGTGTCAGTGTGGAGAGCCCAAGGGAGTTCAGGCCCTGAGTCTCCTGAGAGCACCCGCTACACCCTGCGGGTTATTGGCGAGGGGGCACTGGGCACCATTAGG GCTCAGGAGGAGCAGCGGGACCTAGGGAACATTCTGGTTGGCAGCCTGCAGTCCTGTGACCTTGTACTGTTGAATAATGGGACCTGTTCTCTGAACTACATCCTCCACGTGGAGCAGATAATCACAGGACCGTGTGACCCCGAGGAAGTCCTCAGCGATCCGCTAG CTTTACAGCTGGATCATTACAAGGGGATGATTCCCGCAAGGTCAAAGGCCATTGTCCAAGCAACCGTCAGCCCAGCCCGTCAACTGCATTACACCTGGTCAATCAGTTACACCATTTCCACGCCCAAAG CTCTGGATCCTGCAAACGCCGTAGGGGAGCAGCAGGCCCTCTGCTGTGTAGTAGCGACGGGCGTCTACCCCTCTGTCTGCGTCACGGATGTTTGTGCGGCAGGAAGTGCCCGTGGCATCAGCAAGCTGCACCTCTGGAGGCTCTTCGCACTGGAAACTCTGAACCAGTACCTGGAGCGAGACCCCACCTCCGCAGAGCTCACCTACAGGGTTCCCACACGACACAG CGTCTGCCCAGTCCCCCCCGTGCACACCCCCGTCCTGCTGGATTTCAACTTTGGGGCTGCTCCGATAGAAGCTGAGCCGTCTGTGGTGATCCTCATGCTGGAGAACAATGGGGTGGTGCCAGTGGAATG GGCCTTTCTGTTCCCCTCTGACCAGAAGATTGATgtggagcactgggcagaaaaCACAGAGTTCAACCCCAGTGAGCTGCACCAGATGAGAGTTCAGGACAACCAGCTCTTCAGTGTTTCCCCAAAGTCAGGAAGACTCTTCCCAGGACAGGAGCAAACAGTGCTGCTCTCGCACAG ACATGATTTCATCGGCACTGATCGGCTCCCGGTCCTGCTGAAGGTCTCCCATGGCCGTGAGATTCTG CTGAATTTCATTGGCGTGACAGTGGAACGGGAGCAGCGGTACGTTCACTTTACCTCCACTAAGCATGTGTTCACCCCCATCGCCATCGGCAGCTCCAGCCCGCCCAAACAG ATCTATGAGCTGTACAACGGGGGCTCCATGGCTGTGGCTTATGAAATTCAGCTGGACTCTGTGATGAAAATCCAGGAGGAGAATTTCCAGCACCCTGTATTTGTCTGTCTGAATCCCAGGGGGGAGACCCTTCCCGGCATGACAAGCCACATCGAGTGGGTCTTCTCGCCACTGGAAGCCAGAACATACTCT gtGGATGTTCCCATCCACATCTTGGAGGGAGATTCGGCTCTGATCACCTTCCAGGGAATAGGCTACGATCCACATATTATGGGAGAGACTGCCCAGTTCAACCAAGTCTTGTCTCCTTCAGTGACTCCAGGTTCTTCCAAACTAACAGTGCCCGGGCAG acagCCTTCTTATCCCAGCACAGGATTTGCCTTGGAAACATCCCAGTCTACAGCAAGTCCAGCCGGCTCGTCTTTCTCAACAATGCCTCCGAGAGCGAGGCAGTCATCTTTGCCTGGCACGTTGGCACTTCTAACGCCAGCGAG ATGCTACAGATCGTACCGGAGATGGGGGTCGTGCAGCCCGGGGAGAGCACCCACTGCATCATCACGCTGCAAGCGTCTGGGAACGCATGCTTCTACAACGTGGATCTGGTGTGTGAG GTTGTCATGCAGCAGCCACTGGCTAAGTACGAGAAGGCGCTCCAGGAGTGGGAGGCTGAGAAGCAACGGCAAACTGTGGAATTCACCATCACCGAGCAGGACCTGGGGGCCGAGACCAATCTGAAGCAGCATGCCAGA AGCTCAGCAGACTCCTCGGCAGAAGAAAAACTCACTAAGTCGCCTGCTGTGACCAGACAGTGCAAG ACTCTGCCCCCCATTAAAAACCTCCTTGCACCCAATCCACCCGTCAGCCGCAGTCAGAGGAGGCACCTGATGGACAAAGAAGCCAGTAGACTGTGGGCCAAACCAGAGCCTCCCAAGTCCCATCTGCTACACCTCGGCGTGACAGCCAGGTCCCATTCCATGGACGACTTCCTGAGCAACTTCTGCTCTGAGCTCCCCAAATTCTTCCTTTGCCG GCATCTCCAGCAGACAGCGGGAGACAAGGCTGTGGACAAGAGGAAGGACGAGGGAGGCGTCAGGACGGACCCTGTTCTTCTGGTGCTGGCTGGCTCTTCCGAACAGGAGATGCAGGTGGTGACTGACCTGCTGACTGCTGTGATCAG AGGCCTGTTGGAGGACACCCAGTTTCACCAAGCAGTGAGCAGGAGCCTGGCCGAGCCCATGCCTTATTTCCACCAGTTCTGGACTGCAGAATCAGCAAAGCATCAGGGCAGGAAGCGAAGCCCGGGTGGCTCCTCCAGAGcgtctccttccccagccccttgtGCGAAGGACAAgccgggagaggaggaggagaggcaggaagaATGTGAGATGAGCCTGGTCACCTCTCCCAGGGCGGCTGGGGAGGAGCCTCCGGATAGCTTGCGTGACATCCTTCACCAGGAACAGCTCCGGGAGGAGAAGGAGACAATCACCAG GCTGCCTGCGTTCGGGAACCTGCTGGAGCTGGTGCTGGAGAACACGCTGCAGAACATAATGGTGGAGGCCAGTCGCGGCGAGGTGGTTCTGACGGCCCGTCCCAGGGTGattgccctgcccccctcctccgccCAAAG